One Spiribacter halobius DNA segment encodes these proteins:
- a CDS encoding HAD-IIA family hydrolase — MSRVFRHWLLDLDGVVYVGDAPLPGAPEAVETLRRRGCRVRFLTNDPLPTRAAAAARLERYGIPAEAKDMVTSGWATARTLRGRGLERVAVIGSDGLREEIAAAGLALVSDDSAEALVVGCDDGIGYADLRLGVRLLHRGAAFVATNADAVFPTPEGPAPATGAIVAALRYASGREAEVIGKPSPAMFEAALEGAPREAAVMVGDTPATDIAGARRAGIAAVLVAADGASPGLPPELRPDRVVRGLAELLADG, encoded by the coding sequence ATGAGTCGCGTTTTCCGCCACTGGCTGCTGGATCTGGACGGGGTCGTCTATGTGGGCGATGCGCCGCTGCCGGGCGCGCCGGAGGCCGTCGAGACCCTGCGTCGCCGGGGCTGCCGCGTGCGTTTCCTCACCAACGACCCGCTGCCCACCCGCGCGGCGGCGGCGGCGCGGCTGGAGCGCTACGGCATCCCCGCCGAGGCGAAGGACATGGTGACCTCCGGCTGGGCGACGGCCCGGACGCTGCGCGGCCGGGGCCTGGAGCGGGTGGCCGTGATCGGCAGTGACGGGCTGCGCGAGGAGATCGCGGCGGCTGGCCTGGCTCTGGTGAGCGATGACTCCGCGGAGGCCCTGGTGGTGGGCTGCGACGACGGCATTGGCTACGCGGACCTGCGCCTTGGCGTGCGCCTGCTGCACCGCGGTGCGGCGTTCGTTGCCACCAATGCCGACGCGGTCTTTCCCACGCCGGAGGGCCCGGCCCCCGCCACGGGCGCCATCGTCGCCGCGCTGCGTTACGCGTCGGGCCGCGAGGCGGAAGTGATCGGCAAGCCCTCGCCGGCGATGTTCGAGGCCGCCCTCGAGGGCGCGCCCCGGGAGGCGGCGGTGATGGTCGGGGATACGCCGGCCACGGACATCGCCGGGGCCCGCCGGGCTGGCATCGCCGCGGTGCTGGTGGCGGCAGACGGCGCCAGCCCTGGGCTGCCCCCGGAGCTGCGCCCCGACCGGGTCGTCAGAGGGCTGGCGGAGCTGCTGGCCGATGGCTGA
- a CDS encoding Ldh family oxidoreductase: MTRHCTPEELRELVTAALERVNVRADGAAAVARALVAAECDELASHGLSRVAFYADQAASGKVDGQAEPKVEAAGAVVNVDAADGFAYLAIERGLETALARVGEQGIVAVGVGNSHHFGVAGHHVERIAEAGCIGIAFGNTPAAMAPWGGRRPLFGTNPIAFAAPRAGQAPLVMDLSLSRVARGKIMLAQREGQAIPEGWALDADGQPTTDPEAALAGSMVPLGEAKGSALALMVEILAGALTGSRFGFEAGSFFTAEGDPPRVGQLFLVLDPAAFGGAGDFAERLEHLLGAVAAEPGTRLPGARRLAARERIARDGIAVSDAAYADLRRRAGRHD, translated from the coding sequence ATGACCAGGCATTGCACCCCCGAGGAACTGCGCGAGCTCGTCACGGCCGCCCTGGAACGTGTCAACGTCCGGGCCGATGGCGCCGCAGCGGTGGCCCGCGCGCTGGTGGCAGCGGAGTGCGATGAGCTCGCCTCCCACGGCCTCTCCCGCGTTGCGTTCTATGCCGACCAGGCTGCGAGCGGCAAGGTTGACGGCCAGGCCGAGCCCAAGGTGGAAGCGGCCGGCGCCGTGGTCAACGTCGACGCGGCGGACGGCTTCGCCTACCTGGCCATCGAGCGCGGGCTGGAGACCGCGCTGGCGCGGGTCGGCGAGCAGGGCATCGTCGCGGTCGGAGTCGGCAATTCTCACCACTTCGGCGTCGCCGGGCATCATGTCGAGCGCATCGCCGAGGCCGGCTGCATCGGTATCGCCTTCGGCAACACGCCGGCGGCCATGGCGCCTTGGGGCGGGCGGCGGCCGCTGTTCGGCACCAATCCCATCGCGTTTGCCGCGCCGAGGGCGGGTCAGGCGCCGCTGGTGATGGATCTCTCCCTGAGCCGGGTGGCCCGCGGCAAGATCATGCTGGCGCAGCGCGAGGGGCAGGCCATCCCCGAGGGCTGGGCCCTGGATGCCGACGGCCAGCCGACCACGGACCCGGAAGCCGCGCTTGCCGGTAGTATGGTGCCACTGGGGGAGGCCAAGGGCTCCGCCCTGGCGCTGATGGTGGAGATCCTCGCCGGGGCGCTGACCGGCTCGCGCTTCGGCTTCGAGGCCGGGTCGTTCTTCACCGCCGAGGGCGATCCGCCGCGGGTGGGACAGCTCTTCCTGGTGCTGGATCCGGCGGCGTTTGGCGGAGCCGGGGACTTCGCGGAGCGCCTGGAGCATTTGCTGGGCGCGGTGGCAGCCGAGCCCGGCACGCGGCTGCCGGGGGCGCGGCGGCTGGCCGCCCGCGAGCGCATCGCTCGCGACGGCATCGCGGTGAGCGATGCTGCCTATGCCGATCTGCGCCGCCGAGCCGGCCGGCACGACTGA
- the pbpG gene encoding D-alanyl-D-alanine endopeptidase — MLTRWFCLGILCLILSLPAGGHERPDPGSLQLASVHAAVAVLGEDRPLYEKRADVAVPIASLTKLMTAYVVLESGAALDEWLTVVPREQTPAKNAYSRIRIGSRLQRGELLRLALMSSENLAAHVLAAHHPGGRKGFVAAMNEAAQRLGMTRSRFVDPSGLSPDNRASARDLLRLVNAAHAYPEIREYSTTPARTARFRGPRYTLGYGNTNPLVHRAGWRVTLSKTGYLNESGRCLVMVANPGGRPLAMVFLNSFGSRTPIGDAGRVRRWLETGEGGSVAGAALEYERRRAAALKSTRPAAEGPESMSRR; from the coding sequence ATGCTTACTCGTTGGTTCTGCCTCGGCATCCTTTGTCTCATCCTGTCGCTGCCGGCGGGCGGGCACGAGCGCCCCGACCCCGGCAGCCTGCAGCTCGCCTCCGTGCACGCGGCCGTCGCTGTCCTCGGCGAGGACAGGCCGCTCTACGAGAAGCGTGCGGACGTGGCGGTGCCCATCGCCTCGCTCACCAAGCTCATGACCGCCTACGTGGTCCTGGAGTCCGGCGCCGCCCTGGACGAGTGGCTCACCGTGGTGCCGAGGGAACAGACACCGGCCAAGAACGCCTACTCCCGCATCCGGATCGGATCCCGCCTGCAGCGCGGGGAGCTGCTCCGGCTGGCGCTCATGTCCTCGGAGAACCTCGCGGCGCACGTCCTCGCGGCGCATCACCCCGGGGGCCGCAAGGGCTTTGTCGCGGCGATGAACGAGGCGGCCCAGCGCCTCGGCATGACGCGGTCGCGCTTCGTCGACCCGAGCGGCCTGTCGCCCGACAACCGCGCGAGCGCCCGGGACCTGCTGCGTCTGGTGAACGCCGCGCATGCCTACCCCGAGATCCGTGAGTACAGCACGACGCCGGCCCGCACCGCCCGCTTCCGCGGACCCCGCTATACGCTCGGCTATGGCAACACCAATCCGCTGGTGCATCGCGCGGGCTGGCGGGTCACGCTCAGCAAGACGGGCTATCTGAACGAGTCGGGTCGCTGCCTGGTGATGGTCGCCAACCCCGGTGGCAGGCCCCTCGCCATGGTGTTTCTGAACAGCTTCGGCTCCCGTACGCCCATTGGTGATGCGGGCCGGGTGCGCCGCTGGCTGGAGACTGGCGAGGGCGGAAGCGTGGCCGGTGCGGCCCTGGAATACGAACGCCGGCGAGCGGCGGCGCTGAAGAGCACCAGGCCCGCGGCAGAGGGGCCGGAATCGATGAGCCGGCGCTGA
- a CDS encoding SDR family oxidoreductase has product MTAKVALITGAGTGLGRAVTRALLADGYATVLAGRRRAPLEETARGVEAERVLVAPTDVSDPDAVDALFEQIRARFGRLDVLFNNAGAMAPGCTVDELDWAQWKTVVDVNLNGAFLCARGAFGLMRRQSPQGGRIINNGSISAHAPRPGSAAYTATKHAITGLTRTLSLDGRPFDIACGQIDIGNAATEMTARMPEGVPQADGSVRAEPVMDVAHVAEAVRYMAGLPLEANVQFMTVMATKMPFIGRG; this is encoded by the coding sequence ATGACCGCTAAGGTTGCACTCATCACCGGCGCCGGCACCGGCCTCGGCCGCGCGGTAACCCGGGCACTGCTGGCCGACGGTTACGCGACGGTGCTCGCGGGCCGGCGGCGGGCGCCGCTGGAAGAGACTGCGCGCGGGGTGGAGGCGGAGCGGGTGCTGGTGGCACCCACCGACGTCTCGGACCCTGACGCGGTGGACGCGCTGTTCGAGCAGATTCGCGCCCGCTTCGGACGGCTGGATGTCCTGTTCAACAACGCCGGGGCCATGGCACCGGGCTGCACGGTGGACGAGCTCGACTGGGCGCAATGGAAGACGGTGGTGGACGTCAACCTCAACGGCGCCTTCCTCTGCGCCCGTGGCGCCTTCGGTCTGATGCGCCGGCAGTCGCCCCAGGGCGGGCGCATCATCAACAACGGCTCCATCTCCGCCCACGCGCCGCGCCCGGGCTCGGCGGCCTATACCGCGACCAAGCACGCCATCACGGGGCTGACGCGCACGCTTTCCCTGGATGGGCGGCCGTTCGACATTGCCTGCGGGCAGATCGACATCGGCAACGCCGCCACCGAGATGACCGCGCGCATGCCGGAGGGCGTGCCGCAGGCGGACGGCAGCGTGCGCGCCGAGCCGGTAATGGATGTCGCGCACGTGGCCGAGGCGGTCCGCTACATGGCGGGGCTGCCGCTGGAGGCCAACGTCCAGTTCATGACCGTCATGGCCACCAAGATGCCCTTCATCGGCCGCGGCTAG
- a CDS encoding methylated-DNA--[protein]-cysteine S-methyltransferase: MDTATTPHDAAVAARPEDFRRVVAALAYLEQHWREQPALETVAAAVHLSPAHFQRLFQRWAGISPKRFLQFLTVEHTRARLRAGRSVLEAALDGGLSGPSRLHDLILASDGMTPGRYRTGGRGLSLRVGCHDSPFGRVLIALAPEGICHLEFADDQAAALADLRRAYPAARLDTDARATGAVAAALDGSAPPPCALAPRGTNFELSVWRALLALPPGTLASYGDIARFIGRPRANRAVGRAVGANPIALLIPCHRVVRASGVLGEYAGGALRKRALVGWEAARYGGAPADPPFSHRPAAPPAL; the protein is encoded by the coding sequence ATGGACACCGCAACGACCCCCCACGACGCCGCGGTCGCCGCCCGCCCGGAGGATTTCCGCCGGGTGGTGGCCGCCCTCGCCTATCTGGAGCAACACTGGCGCGAGCAGCCGGCGCTGGAGACCGTAGCGGCAGCGGTGCACCTCAGTCCGGCTCACTTCCAGCGCCTGTTCCAGCGCTGGGCGGGGATCTCGCCGAAACGCTTCCTGCAGTTCCTCACCGTGGAGCACACCCGTGCCCGCCTGCGCGCCGGGCGCAGCGTGCTGGAGGCGGCACTGGATGGCGGGCTCTCCGGACCCTCGCGGCTGCATGACCTGATTCTCGCCAGCGACGGCATGACGCCCGGGCGCTACCGCACTGGCGGCCGCGGGCTCAGCCTGCGCGTGGGCTGCCACGACAGCCCGTTCGGCCGTGTGCTGATCGCCCTGGCGCCCGAGGGCATCTGCCATCTCGAGTTCGCCGACGACCAGGCCGCGGCCCTGGCGGATCTGCGCCGAGCCTACCCGGCAGCGCGGCTCGACACGGATGCGCGGGCCACCGGTGCCGTGGCCGCCGCGCTGGACGGCTCGGCGCCGCCGCCCTGCGCTCTCGCCCCCCGCGGCACGAACTTCGAGCTCAGCGTCTGGCGGGCGCTGCTGGCGCTGCCGCCGGGCACGCTCGCCAGCTACGGCGATATCGCACGGTTCATCGGTCGCCCGCGGGCAAACCGCGCCGTGGGGCGGGCGGTGGGCGCCAATCCCATAGCGCTGCTGATCCCGTGCCATCGCGTGGTTCGCGCCAGCGGCGTGCTCGGCGAGTACGCCGGCGGCGCCCTGCGCAAGCGCGCGCTGGTGGGCTGGGAGGCCGCCCGGTACGGCGGCGCACCGGCGGATCCACCGTTCAGCCATCGGCCAGCAGCTCCGCCAGCCCTCTGA
- a CDS encoding hydroxyacid dehydrogenase, with the protein MAEIVITEFMDEQAVADLAADHDVLYDPELVSRPEAIATAAAEARALIVRNRTQVTAELLAACPRLCAVGRLGVGLDNIAVEACRERNIAVLPATGANDVAVAEYVITGAMMLLRGAYHATDRVAAGEWPRQALSGRETGGTTLGLIGFGGIARATAERARPLGMHVLAHDPFVAADDAAWGQLAERADSLEALLAASDVVSLHVPYTADTHHLIDATALTRMPAGAVLINAARGGVVDEAAVAEALHAGRLGGALLDVFEQEPLPAGSVLADVPNLVLTPHIAGVTRESNVRVSRVTAENVRRVLEERRP; encoded by the coding sequence GGACCTCGCCGCGGACCACGACGTCCTCTACGATCCGGAGCTGGTGAGCCGGCCCGAGGCCATCGCCACGGCGGCCGCCGAGGCCCGCGCGCTGATCGTGCGCAACCGCACCCAGGTAACCGCGGAGCTGCTGGCGGCCTGCCCGCGGCTCTGCGCCGTCGGTCGGCTGGGCGTCGGGCTGGACAACATCGCCGTGGAGGCCTGCCGGGAGCGCAACATTGCCGTACTCCCGGCGACAGGGGCCAATGACGTTGCCGTGGCCGAGTACGTCATCACCGGGGCCATGATGCTCCTGCGCGGCGCCTACCATGCCACCGATCGGGTCGCGGCCGGGGAATGGCCGCGGCAGGCACTGAGCGGCCGCGAGACCGGCGGTACCACCCTCGGGCTGATAGGGTTCGGCGGCATCGCGCGAGCGACCGCCGAGCGCGCGCGCCCGCTGGGGATGCATGTGCTCGCCCATGATCCGTTCGTCGCCGCCGATGACGCCGCCTGGGGGCAGCTCGCCGAACGTGCGGACTCCCTCGAGGCGCTGCTCGCCGCAAGCGACGTGGTGAGCCTGCACGTGCCGTATACCGCCGATACCCATCACCTCATCGATGCGACGGCGCTGACGCGGATGCCGGCCGGAGCGGTCCTGATCAATGCCGCCCGTGGCGGCGTCGTGGATGAGGCCGCCGTGGCGGAGGCACTGCACGCCGGACGGCTCGGCGGGGCGCTGCTGGATGTCTTCGAGCAGGAGCCGCTGCCGGCGGGCTCGGTGCTGGCGGATGTCCCCAATCTGGTGCTGACGCCGCACATCGCGGGCGTTACCCGGGAGTCCAACGTGCGCGTAAGCCGGGTGACCGCCGAGAATGTCCGCCGGGTACTGGAGGAGCGTCGGCCATGA
- a CDS encoding CPBP family intramembrane glutamic endopeptidase: MSRWSALLDVTLGVMLTLAAGLLASLLGGWLFGTLGLPLLTLALVQGVIILLGLRALLHWRGEGWRGLGLVPPRPVDVLRGLGALALVFALNATVALAADWLAPEVLADHQQRLGGVAQLMAGSVPMAGVAAVMFFVGFYEEVMARGFLLARCRRLLPGRWPPVLLSSLLFGLGHAYQGAFGVAQTALIGVVLALLYLRWQTLWPLIIAHGLLNTIAIAAFRAIDGGGALS, translated from the coding sequence ATGAGCCGCTGGAGCGCGCTGCTGGACGTCACCCTCGGAGTGATGCTCACGCTTGCCGCCGGCCTGCTGGCGAGTCTGCTCGGCGGCTGGCTGTTCGGCACGCTCGGCCTGCCGCTGCTTACGCTTGCCCTGGTGCAGGGGGTGATCATCCTGCTGGGTCTGCGCGCGCTGCTGCACTGGCGCGGCGAGGGCTGGCGGGGGCTCGGCCTGGTGCCGCCGCGCCCGGTGGATGTCCTGCGCGGTCTCGGCGCGCTGGCGCTGGTGTTCGCGCTGAACGCGACGGTGGCGCTGGCGGCTGACTGGCTGGCCCCGGAGGTGCTCGCGGATCATCAGCAGCGCCTAGGCGGCGTTGCCCAGCTCATGGCGGGGAGCGTGCCCATGGCCGGCGTGGCCGCGGTGATGTTCTTCGTGGGCTTCTATGAGGAGGTGATGGCCCGGGGCTTCCTGCTTGCCCGCTGCCGTCGCCTGCTGCCCGGCCGCTGGCCACCGGTGCTGCTGTCCTCGCTGCTGTTCGGCCTGGGGCATGCCTACCAGGGGGCCTTCGGGGTCGCCCAGACGGCGCTGATCGGGGTCGTGCTGGCGCTGCTCTACCTGCGCTGGCAGACGCTCTGGCCGCTGATCATCGCCCACGGCCTGCTCAACACCATCGCCATCGCCGCCTTCCGAGCCATCGACGGCGGCGGCGCGTTATCCTGA
- a CDS encoding NYN domain-containing protein, with amino-acid sequence MRRLWLIDASYIHANNLALLGPNRRVDYLKLRQLLEQELGPLWRGYFLNAVQDEAHEARDRFHNWLQSAAPGGPNLIVRLYGLKSERVRNAWCADCGNKVDVSCPHGGSGHTLLNQRQMGVDVGLATLALIHRERYDSLVLSSGDGDLIDAVEHLSENGKGIELAVFSTGVATDLQARADRIVWIDQHLDAVAGQPG; translated from the coding sequence ATGCGCCGCCTCTGGCTGATCGACGCAAGCTACATCCACGCCAACAACCTGGCGCTGCTCGGCCCGAACCGCCGGGTCGACTACCTGAAGCTCAGACAACTGCTCGAGCAGGAGCTCGGGCCGCTGTGGCGCGGCTACTTCCTCAACGCCGTGCAGGACGAGGCCCATGAGGCGCGCGACCGCTTCCACAACTGGCTGCAGAGCGCAGCCCCCGGCGGCCCGAACCTGATCGTGAGGCTCTACGGGCTGAAGAGCGAGCGGGTGCGCAACGCCTGGTGCGCGGACTGTGGCAACAAGGTTGACGTGAGCTGCCCGCATGGCGGCAGCGGTCACACCCTGCTCAACCAGCGCCAGATGGGGGTCGATGTCGGCCTCGCCACGCTGGCGCTGATCCACCGCGAGCGCTATGACAGCCTGGTCCTCTCCTCAGGCGATGGCGATCTCATCGACGCCGTCGAGCACCTTTCGGAAAACGGCAAGGGCATCGAGCTCGCCGTGTTCTCCACCGGCGTCGCCACGGACCTGCAGGCCCGCGCGGACCGCATCGTCTGGATCGACCAGCACCTGGATGCCGTGGCCGGGCAGCCGGGGTAG
- a CDS encoding DUF4124 domain-containing protein: MRQLIIAIALVSALLLPVREAAAERVYVWTDRYGVTHMSQEPPPPGAEAREVRLPGRNTGGVSERVQRIRCRDFRGALEQLDALDDVRPDNRQWLAARERAQRGIGEWCD; the protein is encoded by the coding sequence GTGCGTCAGCTGATCATCGCCATCGCCCTGGTGTCTGCCCTGCTGCTCCCGGTCCGGGAGGCCGCGGCGGAGCGCGTCTATGTCTGGACCGACCGCTATGGCGTCACCCACATGAGCCAGGAACCGCCACCCCCGGGAGCCGAGGCGCGGGAGGTGCGGCTACCGGGCCGCAACACGGGGGGCGTTTCCGAGCGGGTGCAGCGCATTCGCTGCCGGGACTTCCGCGGCGCCCTGGAGCAGCTCGACGCGCTGGACGATGTCCGCCCGGACAACCGCCAGTGGCTGGCGGCGCGCGAGCGGGCCCAGCGTGGCATCGGCGAGTGGTGTGACTAG
- a CDS encoding PhoX family protein, with product MSAVDPRAPSAYRPEPESNSDPNEPVDNPSTNPTFAEVLERRCSRRDVLRGSLNAVVAGLVVGSGLPALARAATAPGADHAAAPLLGFEAIPVDFEYRVQVPRGYRAQAFLPWGTPICGHFPAYRDGGGNSGADQECQVGYNHDGMHYFPLDGASSESHHGVLCINHEYIQPSDLHPNGPTVEDGVRTVADEVRKEIAAHGVSVVEIRRNPGSRSWEVVRGTLNRRITASTPMEIAGPARGSALLRTRFSPEGTRTRGTVNNCANGYTPWGTYLTCEENFHGYFLNTGEQPREHARYGVAAEKTRYGWESVRDIDEFARFDATPRGEEATADYRNEPNTFGWVVEIDPMDPEGIPVKRTALGRFRHEGAWMAPPVTGRPLTVYMGDDARFEYIYKFVTREPYNPRTASGALLDEGTLYVARFHDDGTGEWVALDFEDPRFRAAAREAGVTFADQADVLVNTRTAADVVGATKMDRPEWGTVNPQTGEVYMTLTNNSEREPDQTNAANPRGPNAYGQIIRWREAEGEHHATRFEWDLFVVAGPPDNSRIFNGQPLDASNVFNSPDGLWFDPNGVLWIQTDGDQSEPFGNNQMLAADPRTGEIRRFFTGARDCEVTGVDMTPDGRTMFVNVQHPGGSWPDGGDSRPRPATVIVTRDDGGLIGL from the coding sequence GTGAGTGCTGTCGATCCCCGCGCCCCTTCCGCCTATCGCCCGGAACCCGAGTCCAACAGTGATCCCAACGAGCCCGTGGACAACCCCTCCACGAACCCGACCTTCGCGGAAGTGCTTGAGCGCCGTTGCTCACGGCGGGATGTCCTGCGCGGCAGCCTGAATGCCGTGGTGGCCGGACTGGTCGTCGGCTCGGGCCTGCCGGCACTGGCCCGCGCGGCCACGGCGCCCGGCGCTGACCATGCCGCCGCGCCGCTGCTTGGCTTCGAGGCAATCCCGGTGGACTTCGAGTATCGGGTGCAGGTGCCCCGCGGTTACCGGGCGCAGGCCTTCCTGCCCTGGGGCACGCCGATCTGCGGCCATTTCCCGGCTTATCGGGATGGCGGCGGCAACAGCGGGGCCGACCAGGAATGCCAGGTGGGTTACAACCACGACGGCATGCACTACTTCCCCCTCGATGGCGCCAGTTCCGAGAGCCATCACGGCGTGCTGTGCATCAACCATGAGTACATCCAGCCCTCGGACCTGCATCCGAACGGCCCCACCGTGGAGGACGGGGTGCGCACCGTCGCGGACGAGGTACGCAAGGAAATCGCCGCCCACGGGGTTTCCGTCGTGGAGATCCGGCGCAATCCCGGCAGCCGTTCCTGGGAGGTGGTGCGCGGCACCCTCAACCGACGGATTACCGCCAGCACGCCGATGGAGATCGCCGGGCCGGCTCGCGGCTCTGCGCTGCTGCGCACGCGCTTCAGCCCCGAGGGCACGCGCACCCGCGGCACCGTCAATAACTGCGCCAACGGGTATACGCCGTGGGGCACCTACCTCACCTGCGAGGAGAACTTCCACGGCTACTTCCTGAACACCGGCGAGCAGCCGCGTGAACATGCCCGCTATGGTGTGGCCGCGGAGAAGACCCGGTATGGCTGGGAGAGCGTGCGGGACATCGATGAGTTTGCGCGCTTTGATGCCACCCCCCGGGGTGAGGAGGCCACCGCCGACTACCGCAACGAGCCGAACACCTTCGGCTGGGTCGTGGAGATCGACCCGATGGACCCGGAGGGCATACCGGTCAAGCGCACGGCGCTCGGGCGGTTTCGCCACGAGGGGGCCTGGATGGCACCCCCGGTCACCGGCCGGCCGCTGACCGTGTATATGGGCGACGATGCCCGGTTCGAGTACATCTACAAGTTCGTGACCCGCGAGCCCTACAACCCGCGTACCGCAAGCGGTGCGCTGCTGGACGAGGGCACGCTGTACGTCGCCCGCTTCCACGACGACGGCACCGGCGAGTGGGTTGCCCTGGACTTCGAGGATCCGCGGTTTCGCGCTGCCGCCCGCGAGGCGGGCGTGACGTTCGCGGACCAGGCGGATGTGCTGGTGAATACCCGCACTGCCGCAGATGTGGTCGGCGCCACGAAGATGGACCGGCCGGAATGGGGTACGGTGAATCCCCAGACCGGCGAGGTCTACATGACGCTCACCAACAACAGCGAGCGGGAGCCGGACCAGACCAACGCCGCCAATCCGCGCGGGCCGAATGCCTACGGGCAGATCATCCGCTGGCGGGAGGCGGAGGGCGAGCACCACGCCACCCGCTTCGAGTGGGATCTGTTCGTGGTGGCAGGGCCGCCGGACAACAGCCGGATCTTCAACGGCCAGCCGCTCGATGCCAGCAACGTGTTCAACAGCCCGGACGGGCTCTGGTTCGATCCGAACGGTGTGCTCTGGATTCAGACCGACGGCGATCAGAGCGAGCCCTTCGGCAACAACCAGATGCTGGCGGCGGACCCACGCACCGGTGAGATCCGGCGGTTTTTCACCGGCGCCCGGGACTGCGAGGTGACCGGCGTGGACATGACCCCGGATGGCCGCACGATGTTCGTCAACGTGCAGCATCCCGGTGGCAGCTGGCCCGACGGCGGTGATAGCCGTCCGCGCCCGGCGACGGTGATCGTTACCCGGGACGACGGCGGGTTGATTGGCCTCTGA
- a CDS encoding peptidase M42 gives MAENDAPWNQPMPEGQFQLMHDILAAPSPIGIEGAMTLGVLKPYFESFAPSGWAVQQFKGHAGVILDTHPGRDDLFKVMVIGHADKIRMQVRSIGEDGKIWINSDSFLPTTLIGHEVVLFSEDPEQPGRYRRIEGGTVEALGAIHFADQSVRTGEKGVKKEQLYLELQLTGPKKKKQVEDLGIRPGDSILLNRPIRRGFGPDSFYGAYLDNGLGCFVTAETARMIAEWGGAENIRMLFTVATYEEIGRFGSRVLAGEMAPDAIVGVDVNHDFSAAPGVADKRFCPLEMGKGFTLSVGSVVSEQLNSIIEATAREHGIPMQRDVVGVDTGTDGMAGVLGNVDCAATSVGFPIRNMHTISESGCTRDVIAAIHGVARALQALDRAETEPGTLARRFRENHPRLDQAAPLAHPGLPADEDKDADA, from the coding sequence ATGGCCGAGAACGACGCCCCCTGGAACCAGCCCATGCCGGAGGGCCAGTTCCAGCTCATGCACGACATCCTGGCGGCACCGAGCCCCATTGGTATCGAAGGCGCCATGACGCTGGGCGTGCTCAAGCCCTATTTCGAGAGCTTCGCACCGTCAGGCTGGGCGGTGCAGCAGTTCAAGGGCCACGCCGGCGTGATCCTGGATACCCATCCGGGGCGCGACGACCTGTTCAAGGTCATGGTCATCGGACACGCCGACAAGATCCGCATGCAGGTGCGCAGCATCGGCGAGGACGGCAAGATCTGGATCAACAGCGACTCCTTCCTGCCCACCACGCTGATTGGGCATGAGGTGGTGCTGTTCAGCGAGGATCCGGAGCAGCCCGGCCGCTACCGCCGCATCGAGGGCGGCACGGTAGAGGCGCTCGGCGCCATCCACTTCGCCGACCAGAGCGTGCGCACCGGTGAGAAGGGCGTGAAAAAGGAGCAGCTCTACCTGGAGCTGCAGCTGACCGGCCCGAAAAAGAAGAAGCAGGTGGAGGACCTCGGTATCCGACCCGGCGACAGCATCCTCCTGAATCGGCCCATTCGCCGCGGCTTCGGGCCGGACAGCTTCTATGGCGCCTACCTGGATAACGGCCTCGGCTGCTTCGTCACCGCCGAGACCGCGCGCATGATCGCCGAATGGGGCGGGGCCGAGAACATCCGCATGCTCTTCACCGTTGCCACCTACGAGGAGATCGGCCGCTTCGGCAGCCGGGTGCTGGCCGGGGAGATGGCACCGGACGCCATCGTCGGCGTGGATGTGAACCACGACTTCAGCGCCGCGCCGGGCGTCGCCGACAAGCGATTCTGCCCGCTGGAGATGGGCAAGGGCTTCACCCTGAGTGTCGGCTCCGTCGTCAGCGAGCAGCTGAACAGCATCATCGAGGCCACCGCCAGGGAACACGGCATCCCGATGCAACGGGACGTGGTCGGGGTGGACACCGGTACCGACGGCATGGCGGGCGTGCTCGGCAACGTTGACTGCGCGGCCACCTCGGTGGGCTTCCCCATCCGCAACATGCATACCATCTCGGAAAGCGGCTGCACGCGGGACGTCATCGCAGCAATTCACGGCGTCGCCCGGGCGCTGCAGGCACTGGACCGGGCGGAGACCGAGCCGGGCACGCTGGCGCGCCGCTTTCGCGAGAACCACCCCCGCCTCGATCAGGCGGCGCCGCTGGCACACCCGGGGCTTCCGGCGGATGAGGACAAGGACGCCGACGCCTGA